Proteins encoded together in one Struthio camelus isolate bStrCam1 chromosome 19, bStrCam1.hap1, whole genome shotgun sequence window:
- the FBF1 gene encoding fas-binding factor 1 isoform X6, which translates to MAAKSGKGLRGSIDDVLGDLLGYDDETPVKSARASQPAGGSGGRARGTGSPASKKSLLEDDFFSKLPAEDIEAAEGSDVSDADPQAVLQTLKDMDDMEADLLGISKPSSGPGKTTVKGSEKRDPAGGAVKTVGKLQTPEKGESAPAMEKKPLSSPPATRQYKKFDFEDLDDPLAGLLSDEEQNAPKKPALSSTENSPVKKIELSKEKEPPPPQPPRHAAAPVRRREELVFEDDGDELMDALGFGNSPKGDPKQGRKGEKDELRPARSKLDELLGRGPVAKALERPGVGEHREFKLDPKYQKQPEKEEPWDEEDFIFGAYQPTVASAPEGRPARRQPARFSAESSGESKPDPRAKPSPPPADRSPARGSRAGGDWLGLKDEDFLDSDPPSPAQASATGSCPSPAAARRPDPTSQLLAAEEPAAKPDPPDEDSWLSAALSRKKARVQAKAQERGAEPSGTPGEGLDPRLATSQPAALAGAPSQAAAPQDTAASVGGSRYPVPHLSVPKQAPAPPPESRKEDPAGAASALAPTALFPEQQETPGPGPLAQAVVPRMHLSAAPQPQAEPLALDLLHTKGPGAPIAQLSEDRTGCQAALLSAQARMAELESQVRTLELERMQQKLLLESLQQRHQEDLDLLESAHRSWVKVVEETYRQREERLRQEKEQLAAQLVSQSQAAEQARAELLARHQQQLTALEQQSTRELQRLQELQRTSVQEMRKDHEEQLQRLKRLKDQEIDAVTSATSHTRSLNGVIEQMEKFSSDLHNLSHRVEATHHTTSQELAMGAQQRDKQLKVLQDRLSQQQRDMEEERSRLQDVIAKMEARLGEQTRLLEQERWRATAEQSKVESLQRSLEEQRRVMTQQLSMERAELERAKSALLEEQKSVMQKCSEERRKLAAEWAEFHTRQQLSKERLERDMDWALQRDSQREGTIMSLAKEQAELKIRGSELKAKEEQLARDRELLDQAWQELRLEKEKVNGAALRIRQRVEEIETMSKLSSQKCEEGERALREARRVESEHQARLQVMQQHLEQLKQQEQHLQQERLSMALQRSQLQQLREELPNNPTTAQDISAPTKGLSGTL; encoded by the exons ATG GCTGCAAAATCCGGGAAAGGTTTAAGAG GCTCCATCGACGACGTGCTGGGCGACCTCCTCGGATACGACG ATGAAACCCCTGTTAAATCTGCCAGAGCTTCCCagccggccgggggcagcggtggGAGAGCCAGGGGCACCGGCTCCCCGGCCAGCAAGAA GTCCCTCCTGGAGGACGATTTCTTCAGCAAACTCCCTGCCGAGGACATCGAAGCTGCGGAG GGATCCGATGTCTCAGATGCCGACCCGCAGGCTGTGCTGCAAACCCTGAAG GACATGGATGACATGGAAGCGGATCTCCTGGGAATATCAAAACCCAGTTCGGGGCCAGGGAAAACGACTGTGAAAGGCTCTGAGAAACGCGACCCTGCGGGAGGAGCAGTAAAAACTGTAGGGAAGCTGCAAACTCCTGAGAAAG GGGAGTCTGCACCTGCAATGGAAAAGAAGCCGCTCTCATCTCCCCCTGCTACCCGGCAGTACAAGAAATTTGACTTTGAAG ATTTAGATGATCCTTTGGCAGGACTTCTATCTGATGAGGAACAAAACGCTCCCAAGAAGCCAGCCCTATCCAGCACTGAAAATAGCCCTGTGAAAAAAATAGAACTGAGCAAAGAGAAAG agcctcccccaccccagccgCCCCGGCACGCCGCGGCCCCTGTCCGCAGAAGGGAGGAGCTCGTGTTTGAGGACGATGGCGATGAGCTGATGGACGCGCTGGGATTCGGCAATAGCCCAAAAGGAGACCCAAagcaagggaggaagggagaaaa GGACGAGCTCCGTCCAGCCCGCTCCAAGCTGGACGAGTTACTGGGACGAGGCCCCGTGGCCAAAGCCCTGGAGCGGCCGGGCGTGGGAGAGCACAGGGAGTTCAAGCTGGATCCAAAATACCAAAAGCAGCCAG agaaggaagagcCTTGGGACGAGGAGGATTTCATCTTTGGGGCGTACCAGCCCACGGTGGCCTCGGCGCCTGAGGGCCGGCCGGCGCGGAGGCAGCCTGCGAG GTTTTCGGCTGAGAGCAGCGGTGAATCGAAGCCGGACCCCCGCgccaaaccctctcctcctccagcagacaggagccccgcgcggggcagcagggctggcggtgACTGGCTGGGCTTGAAAGATGAGGATTTTCTGGATTCGGACCCTCCGTCTCCAGCTCAGGCCAGTGCCACGGGGAGCTGCCCAAGCCCCGCTGCAGCCAGGCGGCCCGACCCCACCAGCCAGCTCCTGGCCGCGGAGGAGCCCGCGGCCAAACCCGACCCGCCAGACGAGGACAGCTGGCTGAGCGCTGCCCTGTCTCGCAAGAAAGCCCGAGTGCAGGCGAAGGCGCAGGAGAGAGGTGCTGAGCCCTCGGGGACCCCGGGCGAAGGGCTGGATCCCCGCTTGGCCACTAG ccagccagccgCCCTCGCAGGCGCACCGTCACAGGCAGCCGCTCCGCAGGACACAGCAGCGAGCGTAGGCGGCTCCAG GTACCCCGTTCCCCACCTCAGCGTGCCGAAACAagccccagctcccccaccggaGTCCAGAAAGGAGGATCCTGCAGGAGCTGCTAGTGCCCTGG CTCCCACAGCCTTATTCCCAGAACAGCAGGAGACACCGGGCCCTGGCCCACTTGCTCAG GCTGTCGTCCCCAGGATGCATCTCTCGGCAGCACCACAGCCACAG GCCGAGCCGCTGGCCCTGGACTTGCTGCACACAAAGGGGCCAGGGGCTCCCATAGcccagctctctgaagacaggacaggctgtcAGGCAGCACTGCTCAGTGCCCAGGCCCGCATGGCGGAGCTGGAGAGCCAG GTCCGGACGCTAGAGCTGGAGCGGATGCAGCAGAAACTGTTGCTGGAGAGTCTCCAGCAGCGACACCAGGAAGACTTGGATCTCCTTGAGAGTGCGCACAG GAGCTGGGTGAAGGTGGTGGAGGAGACCTACAGGCAGCGGGAGGAGCGGCTgcggcaggagaaggagcagctGGCGGCACAGCTGGTGTCGCAGAGCCAGGCCGCGGAGCAGGCGCGGGCAGAGCTGCTGGCGcggcaccagcagcagctgacggcgctggagcagcagagcacacgggagctgcagcgcctgcaggagctgcagag GACATCTGTCCAGGAGATGCGCAAAGACCACGAAGAGCAGCTCCAGCGGCTGAAGCGGCTGAAAGACCAGGAGATTGACGCAGTGACCAGCGCCACTTCGCACACCAG GTCTCTGAATGGCGTCATCGAGCAGATGGAGAAGTTCTCTAGCGACCTGCACAACCTCTCACACCGGGTAGAGGCCACGCACCACACCACCTCCCAGGAGCTGGCCATGGGGGCCCAGCAGCGTGACAAGCAACTCAAGG TGCTCCAGGACAGGCTGTCGCAGCAGCAGAGGGACATGGAGGAAGAGCGGAGCCGACTCCAGGACGTTATCGCCAAAATGGAGGCGAGGCTGGGCGAGCAGACTCGGCTGCTGGAGCAG GAGCGGTGGAGGGCAACAGCAGAGCAATCCAAGGTGGAATCGCTGCAGCGCTCACTGGAGGAGCAACGGAGAGTCATGACCCAGCAGCTCTCCATGGAGCGGGCAGAGCTGGAGAGGGCAAAG AGTGCGTTGCTGGAAGAGCAGAAGTCGGTGATGCAGAAGTGCTCGGAGGAGCGCCGGAAGCTGGCGGCCGAGTGGGCCGAGTTTCACACCCGGCAGCAGCTGAGCAAGGAACGGCTGGAGCGTGACATGGACTGGGCCCTGCAGAGGGACTCCCAAAGAGAGGGCACCATCATGAGCCTCGCCAAG GAGCAGGCAGAGCTGAAGATCCGGGGCAGCGAGCTGAAAGCCAAGGAGGAGCAGCTGGCAAGGGACAGGGAGCTGCTGgaccaggcctggcaggagctgaggctggagaaggagaaggtgaaCGGGGCCGCGCTGCGCATCCGGCAGCGAGTGGAGGAGATCGAAACCATGAGCAAG CTCTCATCCCAGAAGTGTGAGGAAGGAGAGCGAGCACTGCGGGAAGCCCGCAGGGTGGAGTCCGAGCACCAGGCCAGACTGCAGGTcatgcagcagcacctggagcagctgaagcagcaggaacagcatCTGCAGCAG GAGCGGCTGAGCATGGCTCTCCAGAGAAGTCAGCTCCAGCAGCTACGCGAGGAGCTGCCGAACAACCCCACCACGGCCCAGGACATCAGCGCCCCCACCAAGGGCCTCTCCGGCACGCTGT GA
- the FBF1 gene encoding fas-binding factor 1 isoform X3, giving the protein MAAKSGKGLRGSIDDVLGDLLGYDDETPVKSARASQPAGGSGGRARGTGSPASKKSLLEDDFFSKLPAEDIEAAEGSDVSDADPQAVLQTLKDMDDMEADLLGISKPSSGPGKTTVKGSEKRDPAGGAVKTVGKLQTPEKGESAPAMEKKPLSSPPATRQYKKFDFEDLDDPLAGLLSDEEQNAPKKPALSSTENSPVKKIELSKEKEPPPPQPPRHAAAPVRRREELVFEDDGDELMDALGFGNSPKGDPKQGRKGEKDELRPARSKLDELLGRGPVAKALERPGVGEHREFKLDPKYQKQPEKEEPWDEEDFIFGAYQPTVASAPEGRPARRQPASRFSAESSGESKPDPRAKPSPPPADRSPARGSRAGGDWLGLKDEDFLDSDPPSPAQASATGSCPSPAAARRPDPTSQLLAAEEPAAKPDPPDEDSWLSAALSRKKARVQAKAQERGAEPSGTPGEGLDPRLATSQPAALAGAPSQAAAPQDTAASVGGSRYPVPHLSVPKQAPAPPPESRKEDPAGAASALAPTALFPEQQETPGPGPLAQAVVPRMHLSAAPQPQAEPLALDLLHTKGPGAPIAQLSEDRTGCQAALLSAQARMAELESQVRTLELERMQQKLLLESLQQRHQEDLDLLESAHRSWVKVVEETYRQREERLRQEKEQLAAQLVSQSQAAEQARAELLARHQQQLTALEQQSTRELQRLQELQRTSVQEMRKDHEEQLQRLKRLKDQEIDAVTSATSHTRSLNGVIEQMEKFSSDLHNLSHRVEATHHTTSQELAMGAQQRDKQLKVLQDRLSQQQRDMEEERSRLQDVIAKMEARLGEQTRLLEQERWRATAEQSKVESLQRSLEEQRRVMTQQLSMERAELERAKSALLEEQKSVMQKCSEERRKLAAEWAEFHTRQQLSKERLERDMDWALQRDSQREGTIMSLAKEQAELKIRGSELKAKEEQLARDRELLDQAWQELRLEKEKVNGAALRIRQRVEEIETMSKLSSQKCEEGERALREARRVESEHQARLQVMQQHLEQLKQQEQHLQQERLSMALQRSQLQQLREELPNNPTTAQDISAPTKGLSGTLCFPPPITAFPRHNPGSSRDSLGRAGPSELYAKLLLLKHRAEQDRDFLEDEQFFLETLKKSSYNTSSLSA; this is encoded by the exons ATG GCTGCAAAATCCGGGAAAGGTTTAAGAG GCTCCATCGACGACGTGCTGGGCGACCTCCTCGGATACGACG ATGAAACCCCTGTTAAATCTGCCAGAGCTTCCCagccggccgggggcagcggtggGAGAGCCAGGGGCACCGGCTCCCCGGCCAGCAAGAA GTCCCTCCTGGAGGACGATTTCTTCAGCAAACTCCCTGCCGAGGACATCGAAGCTGCGGAG GGATCCGATGTCTCAGATGCCGACCCGCAGGCTGTGCTGCAAACCCTGAAG GACATGGATGACATGGAAGCGGATCTCCTGGGAATATCAAAACCCAGTTCGGGGCCAGGGAAAACGACTGTGAAAGGCTCTGAGAAACGCGACCCTGCGGGAGGAGCAGTAAAAACTGTAGGGAAGCTGCAAACTCCTGAGAAAG GGGAGTCTGCACCTGCAATGGAAAAGAAGCCGCTCTCATCTCCCCCTGCTACCCGGCAGTACAAGAAATTTGACTTTGAAG ATTTAGATGATCCTTTGGCAGGACTTCTATCTGATGAGGAACAAAACGCTCCCAAGAAGCCAGCCCTATCCAGCACTGAAAATAGCCCTGTGAAAAAAATAGAACTGAGCAAAGAGAAAG agcctcccccaccccagccgCCCCGGCACGCCGCGGCCCCTGTCCGCAGAAGGGAGGAGCTCGTGTTTGAGGACGATGGCGATGAGCTGATGGACGCGCTGGGATTCGGCAATAGCCCAAAAGGAGACCCAAagcaagggaggaagggagaaaa GGACGAGCTCCGTCCAGCCCGCTCCAAGCTGGACGAGTTACTGGGACGAGGCCCCGTGGCCAAAGCCCTGGAGCGGCCGGGCGTGGGAGAGCACAGGGAGTTCAAGCTGGATCCAAAATACCAAAAGCAGCCAG agaaggaagagcCTTGGGACGAGGAGGATTTCATCTTTGGGGCGTACCAGCCCACGGTGGCCTCGGCGCCTGAGGGCCGGCCGGCGCGGAGGCAGCCTGCGAG CAGGTTTTCGGCTGAGAGCAGCGGTGAATCGAAGCCGGACCCCCGCgccaaaccctctcctcctccagcagacaggagccccgcgcggggcagcagggctggcggtgACTGGCTGGGCTTGAAAGATGAGGATTTTCTGGATTCGGACCCTCCGTCTCCAGCTCAGGCCAGTGCCACGGGGAGCTGCCCAAGCCCCGCTGCAGCCAGGCGGCCCGACCCCACCAGCCAGCTCCTGGCCGCGGAGGAGCCCGCGGCCAAACCCGACCCGCCAGACGAGGACAGCTGGCTGAGCGCTGCCCTGTCTCGCAAGAAAGCCCGAGTGCAGGCGAAGGCGCAGGAGAGAGGTGCTGAGCCCTCGGGGACCCCGGGCGAAGGGCTGGATCCCCGCTTGGCCACTAG ccagccagccgCCCTCGCAGGCGCACCGTCACAGGCAGCCGCTCCGCAGGACACAGCAGCGAGCGTAGGCGGCTCCAG GTACCCCGTTCCCCACCTCAGCGTGCCGAAACAagccccagctcccccaccggaGTCCAGAAAGGAGGATCCTGCAGGAGCTGCTAGTGCCCTGG CTCCCACAGCCTTATTCCCAGAACAGCAGGAGACACCGGGCCCTGGCCCACTTGCTCAG GCTGTCGTCCCCAGGATGCATCTCTCGGCAGCACCACAGCCACAG GCCGAGCCGCTGGCCCTGGACTTGCTGCACACAAAGGGGCCAGGGGCTCCCATAGcccagctctctgaagacaggacaggctgtcAGGCAGCACTGCTCAGTGCCCAGGCCCGCATGGCGGAGCTGGAGAGCCAG GTCCGGACGCTAGAGCTGGAGCGGATGCAGCAGAAACTGTTGCTGGAGAGTCTCCAGCAGCGACACCAGGAAGACTTGGATCTCCTTGAGAGTGCGCACAG GAGCTGGGTGAAGGTGGTGGAGGAGACCTACAGGCAGCGGGAGGAGCGGCTgcggcaggagaaggagcagctGGCGGCACAGCTGGTGTCGCAGAGCCAGGCCGCGGAGCAGGCGCGGGCAGAGCTGCTGGCGcggcaccagcagcagctgacggcgctggagcagcagagcacacgggagctgcagcgcctgcaggagctgcagag GACATCTGTCCAGGAGATGCGCAAAGACCACGAAGAGCAGCTCCAGCGGCTGAAGCGGCTGAAAGACCAGGAGATTGACGCAGTGACCAGCGCCACTTCGCACACCAG GTCTCTGAATGGCGTCATCGAGCAGATGGAGAAGTTCTCTAGCGACCTGCACAACCTCTCACACCGGGTAGAGGCCACGCACCACACCACCTCCCAGGAGCTGGCCATGGGGGCCCAGCAGCGTGACAAGCAACTCAAGG TGCTCCAGGACAGGCTGTCGCAGCAGCAGAGGGACATGGAGGAAGAGCGGAGCCGACTCCAGGACGTTATCGCCAAAATGGAGGCGAGGCTGGGCGAGCAGACTCGGCTGCTGGAGCAG GAGCGGTGGAGGGCAACAGCAGAGCAATCCAAGGTGGAATCGCTGCAGCGCTCACTGGAGGAGCAACGGAGAGTCATGACCCAGCAGCTCTCCATGGAGCGGGCAGAGCTGGAGAGGGCAAAG AGTGCGTTGCTGGAAGAGCAGAAGTCGGTGATGCAGAAGTGCTCGGAGGAGCGCCGGAAGCTGGCGGCCGAGTGGGCCGAGTTTCACACCCGGCAGCAGCTGAGCAAGGAACGGCTGGAGCGTGACATGGACTGGGCCCTGCAGAGGGACTCCCAAAGAGAGGGCACCATCATGAGCCTCGCCAAG GAGCAGGCAGAGCTGAAGATCCGGGGCAGCGAGCTGAAAGCCAAGGAGGAGCAGCTGGCAAGGGACAGGGAGCTGCTGgaccaggcctggcaggagctgaggctggagaaggagaaggtgaaCGGGGCCGCGCTGCGCATCCGGCAGCGAGTGGAGGAGATCGAAACCATGAGCAAG CTCTCATCCCAGAAGTGTGAGGAAGGAGAGCGAGCACTGCGGGAAGCCCGCAGGGTGGAGTCCGAGCACCAGGCCAGACTGCAGGTcatgcagcagcacctggagcagctgaagcagcaggaacagcatCTGCAGCAG GAGCGGCTGAGCATGGCTCTCCAGAGAAGTCAGCTCCAGCAGCTACGCGAGGAGCTGCCGAACAACCCCACCACGGCCCAGGACATCAGCGCCCCCACCAAGGGCCTCTCCGGCACGCTGT GCTTTCCACCTCCCATCACGGCATTCCCCCGGCACAACCCAGGCAGTAGCAGGGACAGCCTGGGCAGGGCAGGCCCGTCGGAGCTCTATGCcaaattgctgctgctgaagcacagGGCTGAACAG GATCGTGATTTCTTGGAAGATGAGCAGTTCTTCCTGGAGACCCTGAAGAAGTCGTCCTACAACACTTCATCTCTGTCAGCCTGA
- the FBF1 gene encoding fas-binding factor 1 isoform X5: MAAKSGKGLRGSIDDVLGDLLGYDDETPVKSARASQPAGGSGGRARGTGSPASKKSLLEDDFFSKLPAEDIEAAEGSDVSDADPQAVLQTLKDMDDMEADLLGISKPSSGPGKTTVKGSEKRDPAGGAVKTVGKLQTPEKGESAPAMEKKPLSSPPATRQYKKFDFEDLDDPLAGLLSDEEQNAPKKPALSSTENSPVKKIELSKEKEPPPPQPPRHAAAPVRRREELVFEDDGDELMDALGFGNSPKGDPKQGRKGEKDELRPARSKLDELLGRGPVAKALERPGVGEHREFKLDPKYQKQPEKEEPWDEEDFIFGAYQPTVASAPEGRPARRQPASRFSAESSGESKPDPRAKPSPPPADRSPARGSRAGGDWLGLKDEDFLDSDPPSPAQASATGSCPSPAAARRPDPTSQLLAAEEPAAKPDPPDEDSWLSAALSRKKARVQAKAQERGAEPSGTPGEGLDPRLATSQPAALAGAPSQAAAPQDTAASVGGSRYPVPHLSVPKQAPAPPPESRKEDPAGAASALAPTALFPEQQETPGPGPLAQAVVPRMHLSAAPQPQAEPLALDLLHTKGPGAPIAQLSEDRTGCQAALLSAQARMAELESQVRTLELERMQQKLLLESLQQRHQEDLDLLESAHRSWVKVVEETYRQREERLRQEKEQLAAQLVSQSQAAEQARAELLARHQQQLTALEQQSTRELQRLQELQRTSVQEMRKDHEEQLQRLKRLKDQEIDAVTSATSHTRSLNGVIEQMEKFSSDLHNLSHRVEATHHTTSQELAMGAQQRDKQLKVLQDRLSQQQRDMEEERSRLQDVIAKMEARLGEQTRLLEQERWRATAEQSKVESLQRSLEEQRRVMTQQLSMERAELERAKSALLEEQKSVMQKCSEERRKLAAEWAEFHTRQQLSKERLERDMDWALQRDSQREGTIMSLAKEQAELKIRGSELKAKEEQLARDRELLDQAWQELRLEKEKVNGAALRIRQRVEEIETMSKLSSQKCEEGERALREARRVESEHQARLQVMQQHLEQLKQQEQHLQQERLSMALQRSQLQQLREELPNNPTTAQDISAPTKGLSGTL, from the exons ATG GCTGCAAAATCCGGGAAAGGTTTAAGAG GCTCCATCGACGACGTGCTGGGCGACCTCCTCGGATACGACG ATGAAACCCCTGTTAAATCTGCCAGAGCTTCCCagccggccgggggcagcggtggGAGAGCCAGGGGCACCGGCTCCCCGGCCAGCAAGAA GTCCCTCCTGGAGGACGATTTCTTCAGCAAACTCCCTGCCGAGGACATCGAAGCTGCGGAG GGATCCGATGTCTCAGATGCCGACCCGCAGGCTGTGCTGCAAACCCTGAAG GACATGGATGACATGGAAGCGGATCTCCTGGGAATATCAAAACCCAGTTCGGGGCCAGGGAAAACGACTGTGAAAGGCTCTGAGAAACGCGACCCTGCGGGAGGAGCAGTAAAAACTGTAGGGAAGCTGCAAACTCCTGAGAAAG GGGAGTCTGCACCTGCAATGGAAAAGAAGCCGCTCTCATCTCCCCCTGCTACCCGGCAGTACAAGAAATTTGACTTTGAAG ATTTAGATGATCCTTTGGCAGGACTTCTATCTGATGAGGAACAAAACGCTCCCAAGAAGCCAGCCCTATCCAGCACTGAAAATAGCCCTGTGAAAAAAATAGAACTGAGCAAAGAGAAAG agcctcccccaccccagccgCCCCGGCACGCCGCGGCCCCTGTCCGCAGAAGGGAGGAGCTCGTGTTTGAGGACGATGGCGATGAGCTGATGGACGCGCTGGGATTCGGCAATAGCCCAAAAGGAGACCCAAagcaagggaggaagggagaaaa GGACGAGCTCCGTCCAGCCCGCTCCAAGCTGGACGAGTTACTGGGACGAGGCCCCGTGGCCAAAGCCCTGGAGCGGCCGGGCGTGGGAGAGCACAGGGAGTTCAAGCTGGATCCAAAATACCAAAAGCAGCCAG agaaggaagagcCTTGGGACGAGGAGGATTTCATCTTTGGGGCGTACCAGCCCACGGTGGCCTCGGCGCCTGAGGGCCGGCCGGCGCGGAGGCAGCCTGCGAG CAGGTTTTCGGCTGAGAGCAGCGGTGAATCGAAGCCGGACCCCCGCgccaaaccctctcctcctccagcagacaggagccccgcgcggggcagcagggctggcggtgACTGGCTGGGCTTGAAAGATGAGGATTTTCTGGATTCGGACCCTCCGTCTCCAGCTCAGGCCAGTGCCACGGGGAGCTGCCCAAGCCCCGCTGCAGCCAGGCGGCCCGACCCCACCAGCCAGCTCCTGGCCGCGGAGGAGCCCGCGGCCAAACCCGACCCGCCAGACGAGGACAGCTGGCTGAGCGCTGCCCTGTCTCGCAAGAAAGCCCGAGTGCAGGCGAAGGCGCAGGAGAGAGGTGCTGAGCCCTCGGGGACCCCGGGCGAAGGGCTGGATCCCCGCTTGGCCACTAG ccagccagccgCCCTCGCAGGCGCACCGTCACAGGCAGCCGCTCCGCAGGACACAGCAGCGAGCGTAGGCGGCTCCAG GTACCCCGTTCCCCACCTCAGCGTGCCGAAACAagccccagctcccccaccggaGTCCAGAAAGGAGGATCCTGCAGGAGCTGCTAGTGCCCTGG CTCCCACAGCCTTATTCCCAGAACAGCAGGAGACACCGGGCCCTGGCCCACTTGCTCAG GCTGTCGTCCCCAGGATGCATCTCTCGGCAGCACCACAGCCACAG GCCGAGCCGCTGGCCCTGGACTTGCTGCACACAAAGGGGCCAGGGGCTCCCATAGcccagctctctgaagacaggacaggctgtcAGGCAGCACTGCTCAGTGCCCAGGCCCGCATGGCGGAGCTGGAGAGCCAG GTCCGGACGCTAGAGCTGGAGCGGATGCAGCAGAAACTGTTGCTGGAGAGTCTCCAGCAGCGACACCAGGAAGACTTGGATCTCCTTGAGAGTGCGCACAG GAGCTGGGTGAAGGTGGTGGAGGAGACCTACAGGCAGCGGGAGGAGCGGCTgcggcaggagaaggagcagctGGCGGCACAGCTGGTGTCGCAGAGCCAGGCCGCGGAGCAGGCGCGGGCAGAGCTGCTGGCGcggcaccagcagcagctgacggcgctggagcagcagagcacacgggagctgcagcgcctgcaggagctgcagag GACATCTGTCCAGGAGATGCGCAAAGACCACGAAGAGCAGCTCCAGCGGCTGAAGCGGCTGAAAGACCAGGAGATTGACGCAGTGACCAGCGCCACTTCGCACACCAG GTCTCTGAATGGCGTCATCGAGCAGATGGAGAAGTTCTCTAGCGACCTGCACAACCTCTCACACCGGGTAGAGGCCACGCACCACACCACCTCCCAGGAGCTGGCCATGGGGGCCCAGCAGCGTGACAAGCAACTCAAGG TGCTCCAGGACAGGCTGTCGCAGCAGCAGAGGGACATGGAGGAAGAGCGGAGCCGACTCCAGGACGTTATCGCCAAAATGGAGGCGAGGCTGGGCGAGCAGACTCGGCTGCTGGAGCAG GAGCGGTGGAGGGCAACAGCAGAGCAATCCAAGGTGGAATCGCTGCAGCGCTCACTGGAGGAGCAACGGAGAGTCATGACCCAGCAGCTCTCCATGGAGCGGGCAGAGCTGGAGAGGGCAAAG AGTGCGTTGCTGGAAGAGCAGAAGTCGGTGATGCAGAAGTGCTCGGAGGAGCGCCGGAAGCTGGCGGCCGAGTGGGCCGAGTTTCACACCCGGCAGCAGCTGAGCAAGGAACGGCTGGAGCGTGACATGGACTGGGCCCTGCAGAGGGACTCCCAAAGAGAGGGCACCATCATGAGCCTCGCCAAG GAGCAGGCAGAGCTGAAGATCCGGGGCAGCGAGCTGAAAGCCAAGGAGGAGCAGCTGGCAAGGGACAGGGAGCTGCTGgaccaggcctggcaggagctgaggctggagaaggagaaggtgaaCGGGGCCGCGCTGCGCATCCGGCAGCGAGTGGAGGAGATCGAAACCATGAGCAAG CTCTCATCCCAGAAGTGTGAGGAAGGAGAGCGAGCACTGCGGGAAGCCCGCAGGGTGGAGTCCGAGCACCAGGCCAGACTGCAGGTcatgcagcagcacctggagcagctgaagcagcaggaacagcatCTGCAGCAG GAGCGGCTGAGCATGGCTCTCCAGAGAAGTCAGCTCCAGCAGCTACGCGAGGAGCTGCCGAACAACCCCACCACGGCCCAGGACATCAGCGCCCCCACCAAGGGCCTCTCCGGCACGCTGT GA